The following is a genomic window from Gimesia sp..
TCGCCAGTCTGCCCTGCGAAGTCTTTACCGAAACCGGGCTGGCGATCAAAGCCGGCAGTCCATTTGATGCCACCTTCTCCATGGAACTGGCCAATGGATCGAGCGGTTATCTGCCCACCCCCACACAGCATGCGTTGGGAGGCTATGAAACCTGGCCCGCGCGGAGCAGTTACCTGGAGATCGAAGCCGAGACTATAATCCGACAGACGGCCCTGGAGCTGCTGCGTGAGTTACACAACTGAGAGTTGTCACGCTTAGCGGTCAAGCCAGCTGCTGAGTGTGACGGGCAGCTTCTTGATCATGCCGTCACGGAGCAGTTCGACTTGCACCACATCGCCGGCCGATTTCTCGCCGATCAGTTTCACGAGAGCATCGAAGTTTTCGACCGGTTTATCGTCGAACTTGAGAATGAAGTCTCCCGAGCGGATCCCCGCCTTCTGAGCGGCGAGACCATCAGAGACTTCGCCGACCAGGCAGCCCCCCTGGTCCCGAATGCCGGTCATGTGAGTAATGCCCAGCATGGCATCGCTGTCGCGGGTCTGGAATTGAGTGGCGGGAAGTGCCCGCATCAGATCTTCCATCGCGACAACCGGAATGGGATGTCCTTTGATGAGATACAGCACCGGAAACTTTCGGACCCGCTTGATGAACCGCAGGCCGTCTTCGCCTCCGGTCCACTTAGAGCCCAGGGCCACATAGCGTACCTGTCCGGGCTCCACACTGCCGCCCGGTGCTGTTCTGGCGATGTCTTCAGGCGTCCAGAGTTTGACCGTGCCGCCCATTTTTTTGATTTCGCGGACGGCCCGTTT
Proteins encoded in this region:
- a CDS encoding PDZ domain-containing protein, which produces MKSCFASLLAGALALSLLTTGSPVYSQEKETAALPQQAVDYILDLQSDDYQVRQKATQELPKFGEQVVPPLLKVTQGDSLEAAVRAILVIEQVYILGKANSVGPAEDALEKLTKAKNPSVAIRAEEAIDRHADIREKRAVREIKKMGGTVKLWTPEDIARTAPGGSVEPGQVRYVALGSKWTGGEDGLRFIKRVRKFPVLYLIKGHPIPVVAMEDLMRALPATQFQTRDSDAMLGITHMTGIRDQGGCLVGEVSDGLAAQKAGIRSGDFILKFDDKPVENFDALVKLIGEKSAGDVVQVELLRDGMIKKLPVTLSSWLDR